The following coding sequences are from one Mycobacterium bourgelatii window:
- the istA gene encoding IS21 family transposase, with translation MISLEDWALIRHLHRSEGLSQRAIARQLGIARDTVAGALASDKPPKYERAAASSAISEMEPRMRALLTAYPQMPATVLAERVGWSGSISWFRERVRAIRPEYLPADPVDRLEHPPGRVVQCDLWFPAPKIAVGFGQEAKLPVLVMVAAFSRFIAAVMLPSRQTMDLVAGMWQLLAGSFAAAPHELWWDNEAGIGRRGRLTDPVTALMGSLGSRLVQLKPYDPESKGMVERANRYLETSFLPGRSFTSPQDFNDQLGQWLATANARRVRVLDGRPVDFLDADRAQMLALPPVAPTVQAVMSVRLGRDYYVRVAGNDYSVDPSAIGQLVEVNTTLSRVTVSRAGHLLAAHDRCWAARQTLTDPAHVATAAALRRRFQTDPPPAQEDHLVRDLADYDRAFGVEFTSSTVSSDGEVA, from the coding sequence GTGATCTCCTTGGAAGACTGGGCGTTGATCCGGCATCTTCACCGCAGCGAAGGTTTGTCGCAGCGGGCCATTGCACGTCAGCTCGGCATCGCGCGTGACACGGTGGCTGGGGCGCTGGCCAGTGATAAACCGCCGAAGTATGAGCGGGCCGCGGCGTCTTCGGCGATCAGTGAGATGGAACCGCGGATGCGGGCGCTGTTGACGGCCTACCCGCAGATGCCGGCGACGGTGCTCGCCGAGCGGGTCGGGTGGAGCGGTTCTATTTCTTGGTTTCGGGAGCGGGTCCGAGCGATCCGGCCGGAATACCTGCCCGCCGATCCGGTTGACCGGCTCGAGCACCCGCCCGGGCGGGTGGTCCAGTGCGATCTGTGGTTCCCGGCACCGAAGATCGCGGTCGGGTTCGGTCAGGAGGCGAAGCTGCCGGTGCTGGTGATGGTGGCGGCGTTCTCCCGGTTCATCGCCGCGGTGATGTTGCCGTCGCGCCAGACCATGGACTTGGTGGCTGGGATGTGGCAGCTGCTCGCGGGCAGTTTCGCCGCAGCACCCCATGAGTTGTGGTGGGACAACGAGGCAGGGATCGGGCGCCGCGGCCGGTTGACCGATCCGGTCACCGCTTTGATGGGCTCACTTGGGTCGCGGCTGGTCCAACTCAAACCCTATGACCCCGAATCCAAAGGGATGGTGGAGCGAGCCAACCGATATCTGGAGACCTCGTTCCTGCCGGGGCGCAGCTTCACCTCACCGCAGGACTTCAACGATCAACTGGGCCAGTGGCTTGCGACCGCAAACGCCCGTCGGGTGCGGGTCCTCGATGGTCGTCCGGTCGACTTTCTGGATGCCGATCGAGCCCAGATGCTGGCTCTGCCACCTGTGGCGCCCACCGTCCAGGCGGTGATGTCGGTGCGGCTCGGCCGCGACTACTACGTGCGGGTGGCCGGCAACGACTACTCCGTGGACCCAAGCGCGATCGGCCAACTCGTCGAGGTGAACACCACGCTGAGTCGGGTGACGGTGAGCCGGGCTGGGCATCTGTTAGCTGCTCACGACCGGTGCTGGGCGGCCCGACAAACCCTCACTGACCCGGCCCATGTCGCGACTGCCGCGGCATTGCGGCGACGGTTCCAAACCGATCCGCCACCGGCGCAAGAAGATCACCTGGTGCGCGATCTGGCCGACTATGACCGCGCGTTCGGTGTCGAATTCACCAGCAGCACCGTCAGTTCCGACGGAGAGGTGGCCTGA
- a CDS encoding helicase associated domain-containing protein, producing MRAVSEDILVKADDMPPAHERWFKDDISVTGPTTGGWLPVQPAVHPDEWQRQFNQLRTYVNQHGDARVPRAYVTPDGEGLGAWVAEQRQLFARDLLDPKKAAKLEKLPGWRWTRNTRANTRTRTSGPA from the coding sequence TTGCGCGCGGTCAGCGAAGACATCCTGGTCAAGGCCGACGACATGCCACCCGCGCACGAGCGGTGGTTCAAGGACGACATCAGCGTGACAGGTCCGACCACAGGCGGATGGCTCCCGGTACAGCCGGCCGTCCACCCTGATGAGTGGCAACGACAGTTCAATCAGCTACGCACCTACGTCAACCAGCATGGTGACGCTCGGGTTCCGCGCGCATACGTAACCCCGGATGGCGAAGGACTCGGCGCATGGGTGGCCGAACAACGACAACTCTTCGCACGCGACCTGCTCGATCCGAAAAAGGCGGCGAAGCTGGAAAAGTTGCCGGGTTGGCGCTGGACTCGAAACACTCGGGCCAACACGAGAACGAGGACATCAGGCCCTGCGTGA
- a CDS encoding IS110 family transposase, giving the protein MSVLEVALDPSTVIVAVDPGKAFNRVWISDGSGLLAGPMSLSVSREGIAQLELALNKHGRDAPVIAIEATGSLHRPWVAELERRHPGCVRLFAPSETKSARTQLGSGRFKTDDRDCAALTYMARQGGGRRYGQESPVEALRAAVRHRRGLVADRKVASSDCTTSSMRCALDCRRRRVTGDLWRWRLRRVWRCWRVLPCLQDDHRNCGR; this is encoded by the coding sequence ATGTCGGTGTTGGAGGTTGCGCTTGATCCGTCCACGGTGATCGTTGCCGTGGATCCTGGCAAGGCGTTCAATCGGGTGTGGATCAGTGACGGGTCCGGTCTGCTCGCTGGTCCGATGTCGTTATCGGTCTCGCGAGAAGGCATCGCACAGCTTGAGCTGGCGCTGAACAAACATGGCCGAGATGCGCCCGTGATCGCGATCGAGGCGACCGGCAGTCTGCACCGGCCGTGGGTCGCCGAACTGGAACGGCGCCATCCTGGTTGCGTGCGGCTGTTCGCGCCGTCGGAGACGAAATCTGCTCGCACACAGCTGGGTTCGGGCAGGTTCAAGACCGATGATCGCGACTGCGCAGCGTTGACGTACATGGCCCGCCAGGGCGGCGGTCGCCGCTACGGCCAGGAATCGCCGGTCGAAGCGTTACGTGCCGCGGTGCGACATCGTCGCGGATTGGTAGCCGACCGCAAGGTCGCCAGCAGCGACTGCACGACCAGCTCAATGCGTTGTGCCCTGGATTGTCGGCGCCGGCGGGTCACGGGCGATCTTTGGCGTTGGAGACTCCGACGGGTCTGGCGGTGCTGGCGTGTGCTGCCGTGTTTGCAGGACGACCACCGCAACTGCGGTCGCTGA
- a CDS encoding transposase has protein sequence MTTSTAQYWLQRWRGCLPPPADADQRAHRLGRDLAGYRRLRTDIDALDVEVVALLAETDGQILTTLPGVASVRAAAFAAHSLPIQRFPDAEHLYSATGLTPALYQSATLNRRGRISRQGLAEHRDALMGIAWGLSQCSPSFIERNAELHARGMAPIQARVALARHACRLSYRLLRTQQPFDEQRYRQGRLSGER, from the coding sequence TTGACGACCAGCACCGCCCAGTACTGGCTGCAGCGGTGGCGCGGATGTCTGCCTCCGCCGGCCGATGCTGATCAACGTGCGCACCGACTGGGGCGTGATCTGGCCGGGTACCGCCGGCTCCGGACAGACATCGATGCCCTCGACGTCGAAGTCGTGGCCTTATTGGCCGAGACCGACGGCCAGATCCTGACCACTCTGCCCGGCGTCGCCTCCGTTCGTGCGGCAGCCTTCGCCGCGCACAGCCTTCCCATCCAACGCTTCCCTGATGCTGAACATCTCTACTCGGCAACAGGTTTAACGCCAGCACTCTACCAATCGGCCACGCTGAACCGGCGTGGCCGCATTTCACGTCAGGGCCTGGCCGAGCATCGCGACGCACTGATGGGCATCGCGTGGGGACTGTCGCAGTGCTCACCGTCTTTCATCGAGCGCAACGCTGAACTTCACGCGCGAGGGATGGCCCCGATACAGGCCCGTGTCGCGCTCGCGCGTCATGCCTGCCGGCTGTCATACCGACTGCTTCGAACCCAACAACCCTTCGATGAACAGCGCTATCGTCAAGGAAGGCTCAGCGGCGAACGGTGA
- a CDS encoding DUF3293 domain-containing protein produces MHTYDDFDWVEPGELKTMAMDDILWNLYLATKVNFYIPKLGGIVWPVDSHGEDDPPLGPLHVVTAVQPKPNPDSDDNLARIEVLEYELRVSGRVSIRAVGTSFDGTHSEESRAVFGLDDDEARSLGRRFGQVAIFSWAGSRWSLLASAHDRETHGSWRWEADV; encoded by the coding sequence ATGCACACTTACGACGACTTCGACTGGGTCGAGCCCGGCGAGTTAAAGACGATGGCGATGGACGACATCCTGTGGAACTTGTATCTCGCCACGAAGGTGAACTTCTACATACCGAAGCTCGGCGGAATTGTCTGGCCCGTCGATTCACACGGCGAGGACGATCCACCACTTGGCCCGCTGCACGTGGTGACTGCGGTCCAGCCTAAGCCCAATCCCGATAGCGACGACAATCTCGCGAGGATAGAGGTGCTGGAATACGAGCTCAGGGTCAGTGGACGAGTTTCAATTCGCGCAGTAGGGACCAGCTTTGACGGAACGCATAGCGAGGAGAGCCGTGCGGTGTTCGGGCTCGACGATGACGAGGCGCGAAGCCTGGGACGGCGATTCGGTCAGGTCGCGATCTTTTCTTGGGCGGGCTCACGCTGGTCATTGCTGGCATCAGCACATGACAGGGAGACCCATGGTTCGTGGCGGTGGGAAGCGGACGTGTGA
- a CDS encoding ankyrin repeat domain-containing protein: MDAYSEIIQGARVWQGVLDTNVMVDDLVKAGHRLADAAKVGNWPEVMKVLDSEWSWLVINQWRPGGQAWFTVLHQAAWHGAPTDVVEELLERGALRYLRDAKGRTPFDVAVARNRTTNLRGLLQPPRSSLTDKQVRALDAQLAKLIDGRIQGRVYEGDLRKVLRYPPVEILQELPGQRVWFPMPAKYGFHIELQRGGLEVKSWCGFVEGSGQAHLVTPEGTVLVDQGFV; the protein is encoded by the coding sequence ATGGACGCTTATTCCGAGATTATCCAGGGCGCACGGGTGTGGCAGGGCGTATTGGACACCAACGTCATGGTCGACGACTTGGTCAAGGCGGGCCATCGACTGGCCGACGCTGCGAAGGTCGGCAACTGGCCCGAGGTGATGAAGGTGCTCGACAGTGAGTGGAGCTGGTTGGTCATCAACCAGTGGCGCCCGGGAGGTCAGGCTTGGTTCACAGTCCTGCACCAAGCGGCATGGCACGGCGCACCCACCGATGTGGTCGAGGAACTCCTTGAGCGGGGTGCCTTGCGGTACCTTCGAGACGCGAAGGGGCGAACGCCTTTCGATGTGGCAGTCGCGCGCAACCGGACGACGAATTTGAGAGGCCTGCTGCAACCGCCGCGGTCGTCGCTGACCGATAAGCAGGTCCGGGCGCTCGACGCACAGCTTGCCAAGCTTATCGACGGGCGCATTCAGGGGCGCGTGTACGAGGGTGATTTGCGCAAGGTGCTGCGGTACCCGCCTGTCGAGATCCTCCAAGAGCTTCCCGGTCAGCGAGTCTGGTTCCCTATGCCCGCCAAGTACGGGTTCCACATCGAGCTGCAACGGGGCGGTCTCGAGGTCAAGAGCTGGTGCGGCTTCGTCGAGGGGTCGGGCCAAGCCCACCTTGTGACGCCGGAAGGGACCGTTCTGGTCGATCAGGGGTTCGTCTGA
- a CDS encoding transposase, which produces MSIRGIAAIVGRAPSTISRELRRNSRRGGQYRPFEAHRWAVQRRARRHQRRIDKSPALCELIAELPAQRWSPQQIARHLRREYPQDRRMWLCHESIYQAVYQPHSRLIRPPQVRSPHRGPLRVASTKVVYESGLRD; this is translated from the coding sequence ATGAGTATTCGGGGGATCGCCGCCATTGTGGGCAGGGCCCCGTCGACCATATCCAGAGAATTGCGCCGCAACAGCCGCCGCGGAGGCCAGTATCGGCCGTTTGAGGCCCACCGCTGGGCGGTCCAACGTAGAGCCCGCCGTCACCAACGGCGAATCGACAAGAGCCCCGCCTTATGCGAACTGATCGCAGAACTTCCCGCACAACGGTGGAGCCCGCAACAAATCGCTCGGCACCTACGACGCGAATACCCACAGGATCGACGGATGTGGTTGTGCCACGAAAGCATCTATCAGGCTGTCTACCAACCGCATTCGCGGCTGATCCGGCCACCCCAGGTCAGGTCGCCACATCGCGGCCCACTGCGGGTCGCGTCCACGAAAGTGGTGTACGAGTCGGGGCTTAGGGACTGA
- a CDS encoding vWA domain-containing protein, producing the protein MSNPNLTQLVFLLDRSGSMQSIKSDVIGGFEAFLEEQRAGEGQCRVTLAQFDNEYEVVYHNVDLTQVPPLALSPRGRTALLDSMGKLITDTAAEINALAEADRPGTVIVAIMTDGLENASREWRRPDIKALVEQQTNDGWEFLYMGADQDAVEVGKGLGVKDGQAVTYAKGKSREAMMAASHNVRNYRSVKLRDPDAAMPEFTADQRAQLADE; encoded by the coding sequence ATGTCAAACCCGAATCTCACCCAGCTCGTGTTCCTTCTCGACCGCTCCGGCTCGATGCAATCGATCAAATCCGATGTCATCGGCGGATTTGAGGCATTCTTGGAAGAGCAGCGCGCTGGCGAGGGGCAGTGCCGCGTCACGTTGGCGCAGTTCGACAACGAGTACGAGGTCGTGTACCACAACGTCGACCTCACGCAGGTACCTCCGCTGGCGCTGTCGCCGCGCGGTCGCACGGCGCTATTGGATTCAATGGGCAAGCTCATCACAGACACAGCGGCGGAGATCAACGCGCTGGCCGAGGCAGATAGACCCGGCACGGTCATCGTGGCGATCATGACTGACGGCTTGGAAAACGCAAGCCGCGAATGGCGACGCCCCGATATCAAAGCCCTCGTGGAGCAACAGACCAATGACGGGTGGGAGTTTCTCTATATGGGCGCTGATCAGGATGCCGTTGAGGTAGGCAAAGGCCTGGGTGTCAAAGACGGACAGGCCGTCACCTACGCCAAGGGCAAGTCCCGGGAGGCGATGATGGCAGCGTCGCACAACGTCCGGAATTACCGCAGTGTGAAACTTCGCGACCCCGACGCGGCGATGCCCGAATTCACCGCCGACCAACGAGCGCAGCTGGCCGACGAGTGA
- a CDS encoding endonuclease/exonuclease/phosphatase family protein, whose translation MNLKTITWNIGGGRLLEEGRDPARSGSYTRDGLEHIVKWLKQSDPDIIALQEVEGTDQSNQIAYMASRLGYVDACYDATSRSHMDQSKQLGNGIISRFPLSAHRTGKFHNPHKIFNLEGRSVQSHDKGYSTCSVSVNGNIISTTTLHLLPFRMMEIELDSETASTIFSSVTDALQGSGELVLIHGDFNIDAETVGKYFPTLFGDNRLKEIVVETATTPKGRKYDHVLYKGLTLTKVEIDSSVGTDHYPVICHFEIAD comes from the coding sequence GTGAACTTGAAGACGATTACGTGGAATATCGGTGGGGGAAGACTGCTCGAAGAGGGGCGGGATCCAGCAAGGTCTGGATCGTATACGCGCGACGGATTAGAACACATTGTTAAATGGCTGAAGCAATCAGATCCGGACATAATTGCATTACAAGAAGTTGAAGGCACGGATCAAAGCAATCAGATCGCGTACATGGCGAGTCGGCTTGGATATGTTGACGCTTGTTATGATGCCACATCCAGGTCGCATATGGACCAAAGCAAACAGCTTGGCAACGGGATCATATCCCGGTTTCCACTGTCAGCACATCGGACTGGAAAGTTCCATAACCCCCACAAAATATTTAACCTAGAAGGTCGAAGTGTGCAAAGCCACGACAAGGGGTACAGCACATGTTCGGTTAGTGTAAATGGAAACATAATCAGCACTACCACGCTTCATTTGCTCCCTTTTCGCATGATGGAAATAGAATTGGATTCCGAAACTGCGAGCACGATTTTCTCTAGCGTTACGGATGCGCTTCAAGGGTCTGGCGAGCTTGTGCTCATACACGGCGACTTCAATATTGACGCCGAAACAGTTGGTAAATATTTTCCGACGCTTTTTGGTGACAACAGGCTTAAAGAAATAGTGGTTGAAACAGCGACAACCCCAAAGGGACGGAAGTACGATCACGTGCTATACAAAGGTCTCACGTTGACCAAAGTCGAGATTGACTCGTCGGTCGGCACGGACCATTATCCTGTGATATGTCATTTTGAGATTGCGGATTAG
- a CDS encoding Helicase associated domain protein has product MQHMGGRSHEDDHQLGGTFAERARAARLRADLTQQQLSDRLSETRVKLDTSAITRIEAGQREPRLGEALAIAQVLGFSLNNLAPRANLDFYIGDVNRLMNEARAALVRMIRSVDPVADFVRRNPDCLGDQRLEDRFRDMIDRFLDDISFENQAVTRNRSDEKLKRQLLRAVSEDILVKADDIPPAHERWFKDDISAAGSTTGGWLPVQPTVHPDEWQRQFNQLRTYVNQHGDARVPRTYVTPDGNGLGAWVAEQRQLFARDLLDPKKAAKLEKLPGWRWTRNTRANTRTRTSGSG; this is encoded by the coding sequence ATGCAGCACATGGGCGGGCGCTCTCATGAGGATGACCACCAGTTGGGCGGCACATTCGCCGAGCGGGCGAGAGCCGCCCGGCTAAGGGCCGATCTAACCCAGCAGCAGCTGTCGGACCGGCTCAGCGAGACGCGGGTCAAGCTCGACACATCGGCGATCACCCGAATCGAGGCCGGCCAGCGAGAGCCGAGACTCGGCGAAGCTCTCGCGATCGCGCAGGTGCTTGGATTCAGCCTGAACAACCTCGCGCCGCGGGCAAACCTTGACTTCTATATTGGCGACGTCAACAGGTTGATGAACGAGGCCCGCGCGGCCCTGGTCAGGATGATTCGCTCGGTCGACCCCGTGGCCGACTTCGTGCGCCGTAATCCTGACTGCCTAGGCGACCAACGCCTCGAGGACCGATTCCGTGACATGATCGACCGGTTTCTCGACGACATATCGTTCGAGAACCAAGCCGTCACCCGGAATCGGTCCGACGAAAAGCTCAAGCGCCAACTGTTGCGCGCGGTCAGCGAAGACATCCTGGTCAAGGCCGACGACATACCTCCCGCGCACGAGCGATGGTTCAAGGACGACATCAGCGCGGCCGGTTCGACCACAGGCGGATGGCTCCCGGTACAGCCGACCGTCCACCCTGATGAATGGCAACGACAGTTCAATCAGCTACGCACCTACGTCAACCAGCATGGCGACGCTCGAGTTCCGCGCACATACGTAACCCCGGATGGTAACGGACTCGGCGCATGGGTTGCCGAACAACGACAACTCTTCGCACGCGACCTGCTCGATCCGAAAAAGGCGGCCAAGTTGGAAAAGTTGCCGGGTTGGCGCTGGACTCGAAACACCCGGGCCAACACGAGAACCAGGACATCAGGATCTGGGTGA
- the istB gene encoding IS21-like element helper ATPase IstB, with amino-acid sequence MIEDPIKAVLHYAQALKAPRIRDSAARLAEQARDANWTHEEYLAAVLSREVAAREASGAATRIRSAGFPTRKSLEDFNFDHQPGTRDMIAHLGTGAFLAKSRNVVLLGPPGTGKTHLAIGLAIKAAQTGHRIAFATAVDWVARLKAAHNAARLPAELAKLRRIGLLVVDEVGYIPFEQDAANLFFQLVSSRYEHASLILTSNLPFARWGDVFGDQVVAAAMIDRIVHHADVLTLKGSSYRLKDTGIDTLPSARADNTAQ; translated from the coding sequence ATGATCGAGGACCCGATCAAGGCTGTCCTGCACTACGCCCAAGCACTCAAGGCGCCGCGCATCCGGGACTCAGCCGCCCGCCTGGCCGAGCAAGCCCGCGATGCCAACTGGACCCATGAGGAGTATCTGGCAGCGGTGCTCTCGCGGGAGGTCGCCGCCCGGGAAGCCTCCGGTGCAGCGACCCGCATCCGCTCCGCTGGATTCCCCACCCGTAAATCTTTGGAGGACTTCAACTTCGATCACCAACCGGGCACCCGGGACATGATCGCCCACCTGGGCACAGGCGCGTTTCTGGCCAAGTCCCGCAACGTCGTGCTGCTCGGCCCACCTGGCACCGGCAAGACCCACCTGGCCATCGGACTGGCCATCAAAGCCGCCCAGACCGGGCACCGCATCGCGTTCGCCACCGCGGTGGACTGGGTCGCCCGCCTCAAGGCCGCCCACAACGCCGCCCGGCTACCCGCTGAGTTGGCCAAACTGCGCCGCATCGGCTTGCTCGTCGTCGACGAAGTCGGTTATATCCCGTTCGAGCAGGACGCCGCCAACCTGTTCTTCCAGCTGGTCTCCAGCCGCTACGAACACGCCTCACTGATCCTGACGTCGAACCTGCCCTTCGCCCGCTGGGGCGACGTCTTCGGAGACCAGGTAGTAGCCGCCGCGATGATCGATCGCATCGTGCACCACGCCGACGTCCTGACCCTCAAAGGATCCAGCTACCGACTCAAAGACACCGGAATCGACACCCTGCCCTCCGCCAGGGCAGACAACACGGCACAATAA
- a CDS encoding SIR2 family NAD-dependent protein deacylase produces the protein MGHLFVAHGDLTKLACDAVLIPCDDKGWVTPSWRSLLPPELPRDNRTGWLLLPNKPDADGIVRLPPLDKRSVQAFASMEWVATDPADVAERLLRAVSSVSGDLPALDGRAVPLVGIPLAGTGHGGLAHRRGEVIDKLLEKHRVQGSSLKCDVALILYERRDFVAVQARRRPEDWPWNVLREELRDKADHLGRLARTGQLSLFLGSGVSRPVGLPDWNGLLEYLAKATNIDLPSNVTPETAASIIKSTLPAATYHQELKNALDCHRHGIGHALLASLPVTQMVTTNFDPCMELALEGALGPDEFRVLIRQVADSSKPWLLKLNGDIGDPASVVLTTEDFQLHEEENRALHGLVQGLLLTSHLLFVGFSFTDESVLRLAEFVTRVLRAARSASPNSYSNTAIALTPDDLRKISYDDLEILQMSDSATDVREAARLLEIFLDRLCWKAISENDRAAEYLLDDRYLSSLSAEDQQLRDGLLRLVDETSSNVKSNSTGWKRIEAVLRDLGWRPSTSQ, from the coding sequence GTGGGACATCTGTTCGTTGCTCATGGCGATCTGACCAAGCTTGCCTGTGATGCGGTGCTCATACCCTGCGATGACAAAGGGTGGGTCACTCCCTCGTGGCGCAGTCTGCTGCCGCCAGAACTGCCACGCGATAACAGAACTGGATGGCTCTTGTTGCCCAACAAACCCGATGCCGATGGCATTGTGCGACTGCCTCCACTCGACAAGCGAAGTGTCCAGGCGTTCGCGTCCATGGAATGGGTCGCGACCGATCCGGCTGATGTCGCCGAACGACTCTTGCGTGCAGTCAGTTCGGTCTCCGGGGATCTTCCGGCCCTAGACGGGCGTGCGGTCCCACTTGTCGGAATACCGCTCGCGGGGACAGGTCACGGCGGTCTTGCGCACCGCCGCGGCGAGGTGATCGATAAGCTTCTAGAGAAGCACCGTGTCCAGGGCTCGTCACTGAAATGCGATGTCGCGCTGATTCTCTATGAAAGACGGGATTTCGTAGCTGTACAGGCACGGCGCCGCCCGGAGGACTGGCCGTGGAACGTGCTCAGAGAAGAGTTGCGGGATAAGGCGGACCATCTTGGCCGACTAGCCCGCACCGGCCAATTATCGCTATTCCTCGGGTCAGGCGTTTCGCGTCCTGTGGGGTTGCCAGATTGGAATGGACTCTTGGAATATCTGGCAAAGGCCACCAACATCGATCTGCCCTCCAATGTCACGCCAGAAACCGCTGCCAGCATTATCAAGTCCACACTGCCCGCAGCGACCTATCATCAAGAGTTGAAAAATGCCTTAGATTGTCATCGGCACGGCATCGGCCACGCATTACTGGCCAGCCTCCCCGTGACCCAAATGGTCACTACCAATTTCGACCCCTGTATGGAACTCGCACTAGAAGGAGCGCTGGGTCCCGACGAATTCCGAGTGCTTATTCGGCAGGTGGCAGACAGTTCGAAACCGTGGCTGCTCAAATTGAACGGCGACATCGGCGATCCCGCCTCGGTCGTCCTCACTACCGAGGATTTCCAACTACACGAGGAGGAAAACCGAGCCCTGCACGGTCTTGTCCAGGGTCTGCTGCTTACGAGTCATCTGCTGTTCGTGGGTTTTTCGTTCACCGACGAGAGCGTCTTACGGCTCGCCGAGTTCGTCACACGAGTGCTACGCGCGGCGAGAAGTGCTTCCCCAAATAGCTATTCCAACACCGCGATTGCCTTGACACCCGACGACTTGAGGAAGATAAGTTATGACGATCTCGAGATTCTCCAAATGAGCGATTCCGCTACCGATGTCCGTGAAGCAGCACGCCTACTCGAGATTTTCTTGGACAGACTTTGCTGGAAAGCCATCTCAGAGAATGATCGTGCCGCTGAATATCTCCTCGACGACAGATATCTGAGCAGTCTGAGCGCCGAGGACCAACAACTTCGCGATGGACTTCTCCGACTCGTTGACGAAACTTCTTCGAACGTGAAGTCGAATAGCACGGGGTGGAAACGCATTGAAGCTGTTCTGCGCGACCTTGGCTGGCGGCCGAGCACTTCCCAATAA
- a CDS encoding HD domain-containing protein, translating into MPAETTTPRLTEKFREALTYAAAKHHRQTRKGGDIPYIGHLLSVAGLVIEADGTETQAIAALLHDAAEDQGGKETLDEIQ; encoded by the coding sequence ATGCCGGCGGAAACCACCACGCCGCGCCTTACTGAAAAGTTCCGTGAAGCGCTGACATACGCCGCAGCGAAGCATCACCGCCAAACACGCAAGGGCGGCGACATTCCCTACATCGGGCACTTGCTGTCCGTCGCGGGACTGGTGATCGAAGCTGACGGCACGGAGACACAAGCCATCGCCGCCCTGCTGCACGACGCGGCCGAAGACCAAGGCGGTAAGGAGACCCTGGACGAGATCCAATAG